One genomic segment of Centropristis striata isolate RG_2023a ecotype Rhode Island chromosome 11, C.striata_1.0, whole genome shotgun sequence includes these proteins:
- the LOC131979923 gene encoding LOW QUALITY PROTEIN: junctional sarcoplasmic reticulum protein 1 (The sequence of the model RefSeq protein was modified relative to this genomic sequence to represent the inferred CDS: substituted 1 base at 1 genomic stop codon), which produces MEESYETFEEELWPPRADPPPQKPVRQIRRPEMNATRKAREEMATFPQQPRAEPKILPREPSFPRTSDXSSSLLSASIQKAVSAQNLTQIETPWENVTLNRCLFVAITILVLTSGFQRLNETLRGQGTAEEEEEVGLTVRQRGSLQHRGHPPEPETSLWEVMFWWLPDLDDEDDEEEEEDDYDDDGQLKKKVKSKKGAKAGASRGLRNMPIPDKKLMKQREGKFKDRRAKKARDEAIKEKKERDKKEDPEEAADEEDVDEGNEEAEPDNNLEEKKEKKKTQKE; this is translated from the exons ATGGAAGAAAGCTATGAGACATTTGAAGAGGAGTTATGGCCACCAAGAGCAGATCCTCCTCCACAGAAGCCTGTTCGACAGATCCGCAGACCAG AAATGAACGCTACGAGGAAAGCCAGAGAG GAAATGGCTACATTTCCACAGCAACCAAGAGCAGAACCCAAGATTTTACCCAGAGAGCCTAGCTTCCCCAGAACCAGTGA TtaatcctcctctcttctttcagCATCCATACAAAAAGCCGTGTCCGCCCAAAACCTGACCCAGATTGAAACACCATGGGAGAACGTCACCCTCAACCGATGTCTGTTTGTGGCTATAACCATCCTGGTGCTCACCTCGGGCTTTCAGAGGCTTAATG AAACTCTGCGCGGTCAGGggacagcagaggaggaggaagaagtaggactgacagtgagacagagaggctCATTACAACACAGAGGACACCCACCAGAG CCTGAGACATCTCTATGGGAAGTCATGTTTTGGTGGCTGCCGGACCTCGATGATGAAgacgatgaggaggaggaggaggatgattaTGACGATGATggacaactaaaaaaaaaagtgaaatcaaaGAAAGGAGCAAAAGCAGGAGCATCAAGAGGTCTCAGAAACATGCCAATACCGGacaaaaaactaatgaaacaaCGAGAAGGGAAATTTAAGGACAGGAGAGCCAAGAAAGCCAGAGATGAAGCaatcaaagaaaagaaagaaagagataaaAAGGAGGATCCTGAAGAGGCAGCAGATGAGGAAGATGTGGATGAGGGAAATGAGGAGGCAGAGCCAGACAACAAtctggaggaaaagaaagagaagaaaaagactcaaaaggAATGA
- the sf3a2 gene encoding splicing factor 3A subunit 2: MDFQHRAGGKTGSGGVASASESNRDRRERLRQLALETIDINKDPYFMKNHLGSYECKLCLTLHNNEGSYLAHTQGKKHQTNLARRAAKEAKEAPAQPAPAKVKVEVKKFVKIGRPGYKVTKQRDPETGQQSLLFQIDYPEIAEGIGPRHRFMSAYEQRIEPPDRRWQYLLLAAEPYETIAFKVPSREIDKAENRFWTHWNRETKQFFLQFHFKMEKAVPQSSGPPPAAGVKRPPPLMSGVGPRPPNDSLPPPPPGGMPPLPPGAPGTPHMPPQMPLPPMPMRPPPPEGLHNN; this comes from the exons ATGGATTTCCAGCATCGAGCTGGAGGGAAGACGGGGAGTGGTGGGGTGGCGTCAGCCTCCGAGAGTAACCGTGATAGGCGAGAGCGGTTACGTCAGCTGGCTCTGGAGACCATTGACATCAACAAAGACCCCTACTTTATGAAGAATCATTTGGGATCATATGAGTGCAAACTTTGCTTGACACTTCATAACAATGAG GGCAGCTACTTGGCTCACacacaaggaaaaaaacatcagacCAACTT agcacGGAGAGCAGCCAAAGAGGCAAAAGAGGCTCCTGCTCAGCCAGCTccagcaaaagtaaaagttgagGTCAAGAAATTTGTCAAAATTGGTCGACCAGGATACAAAG TAACCAAACAAAGGGACCCAGAGACGGGACAGCAGTCCTTACTTTTTCAG ATTGACTACCCAGAGATCGCTGAAGGAATTGGACCAAGACATCGTTTCATGTCTGCTTATGAACAGCGCATTGAGCCACCTGATCGTCGCTGGCAATACCTGCTTTTGGCTGCTGAACCATATGAGACTATTGCCTTTAAG GTTCCCAGTAGAGAAATTGATAAAGCAGAAAACCGCTTCTGGACCCACTGGAACAGAGAAACTAAACAG TTCTTCCTGCAGTTTCACTTCAAAATGGAGAAAGCTGTTCCCCAGTCCAGTGGACCTCCACCTGCTGCAGGTGTGAAGCGCCCTCCTCCTCTCATGAGTGGAGTTGGACCTCGCCCACCAAATGATTCTTTGCCTCCTCCCCCGCCAGGAGGGATGCCCCCTCTCCCACCAGGTGCTCCGGGTACCCCCCATATGCCCCCTCAGATGCCCCTGCCCCCCATGCCAATGAGGCCGCCTCCTCCTGAGGGACTTCATAATAACTGA